The DNA window GATGGCCGAGCCCAGCGCGTCACAGACGTACAGCGTCTGGTGCACGGCCGCCAACGCGGTCGGCTGGGCGAAGGCCGCCATGGGCCCGCTGCCGTCGCGCACGTCCAGCTGGCCCGACCCGGCGCGCGAACGCAGCTCGTGCGTGGTCAGGTCGTAGCTCCAGATGCGGTTGTCGCCACCCATGGCGATATGAATCTGGTTGTTGCCGCCCGCCGCCAACGCCAGCGGCGCGTTCAAGGCCACGGATCGCGGCGAAGTGATTATTCCGTCCACGGTTTCGCCGGCGCGGCCGTTGCCGCACAGGGTCACCACCGAGCCGGTCGGCAGATGGATGCGGCGCAAGGCGTGGTTGCCGGTGTCGGCCACGTACAGCGATTCGCGCACGACCGCCAGGCCCTGCGGATTGCGGAACGCCGCCTGCGCGCCTTCCCCGTCGACCAGATCGGCGCCGGCCATGCCGAACTGGCGCAGTACGCGGCCACCATGGTTGCACTCGAGGATGCGGTTGTGGCCGCTGTCGGCCACGAACAGACGATCCGCGGTGGCGGCCAGACCGGTCGGGAACCGCAATGGCAGGCGCGGCTCGGGATGGCTCTCGCGGGTTCCGCGCAGATCGTCATCGGGCGGTGCATTGAGCGCGTCGCACAGACCGGCAACCGCGCGCTCGAGTTCGGCCTGCGACTCCAGGCCGACCAGGCGTTGGCGAATCACGCCTTCGCCGTCAATCAACAACACGGTGGGCCAGCTCTCGATGCCGAAAGCCTGCCAGGTGGCCCAGTTGACGTCGTGCGCAATCGGAAAGCTGATGCCGTGCCGGCGCAGGCGCTTGAGCGAGGTCTGCGGATCGCGCTCGCTGTCGAAGCGCGGCACGTTCACCACCAGCGTCTGCAGACGGCCGACATGGCGCGCCTGCAGCACGGCCAGATCATTCAGGCGTTGGCCGCACCAGGTGGACGCGGCATTGACGAAGGCCAGCGCGACGATGCGGCCGCGTTGCTCGTGCAACGAGCCGGAGGGCGCATTGAGCCAGGGCAGGCCTTGCGGCAGTTCGGGAGCGAGGGTGGCGGCGGTCATGGTCGTCACCGATTATGCCGGACTCTCAGGAGGAGAAAAGTCGACGGACCGCCGCTGACGCGGCCGAATCGACCAGTCGCCAGACATGGTGGAAGTCTTCGCGGCTACCGGTATAGGGATCGGGGACCACGCCCTGCGCCTGGATGCCGGCCCAGTCCAGTAGCAACACGGCCTTGTGCTCGAGCCCGGCCGGGGCAATCCGCAGGGCGTCGCGCAGGTTCTGCGCATCGGCGCAGAGCAGCCAGTCGAAGTCGTGGAAGTCCTGCGCGCTCAACTGGCGTGCTCGCAGTCCGCTGATGTCCACGCCGTATTCGCGCGCGCAGGCGATGGCGCGGCGGTCCGGCGGTTCACCGCAGTGCCAGTCGCCCGTGCCGGCGGAGTCCACTTCCACCCGGTCGCCGAATCCGGCCTGCTCAAAGGCATGCCGCACCGCGCCTTCAGCCATCGGCGAGCGGCAGATGTTGCCCAGGCAGACCAGCAACAGCTTCATGCGCCGGCCGCCCACAAGCGCTCGGCGCGGGCCAGATCTTCGGGCGTGTCCACGCCGGGCGGAAACGGCTCGGGCGTCAGCGCCACCGCGATGCGATGGCCTGCTTCGAGCACGCGCAGTTGTTCCAGCGACTCGGCCTGCTCCAGCAGCCCGGGCGGCAAGCGGGTGTAGCGGCGCAAGAAGCCGGCGCGGTAGGCGTAGATGCCGATGTGGCGAAGCCACTGGCCGGCTGGCAGCACCGTGCGGTCGGCCGCGAAACCATCGCGATGCCAGGGAATCGGCGCGCGGCTGAAGTACAGCGCATCGCCGCTGGCATTGCGGACCAGCTTGACCGCGTTGGGGTCGAACAGGGTCGGCGCGTCCTCGATCGGCACGGCCAGCGTCGCCATTTCGGCGCCGCTGTCGGCCAGCGCCTGCGCCACCGCGCGGATGCCCGCTGCCGGTGCGAAGGGCTCATCGCCTTGCAGATTGACCACCAGGGTGTCATCGGACCAGCCGGCGATGTCGGCGCATTCGGCCAGCCGATCACTGCCGGAGGCATGCGCAGGGTCGGTCATCGCCACCTCCACGCCGGTGCCCTGCAAGGCTTGGCGGATGCGATCGTCGTCGGTGGCCACCCAGACCGCACGCGCGCCGGCCGCCAGCGCGCGTCGCGCCACGTGCAGCACCAGCGGGTCGCCGCCAATCAGCCGCAGTGGTTTGCCCGGCAGCCGCGATGCGGCGTAGCGGGCGGGAATGGCGACGACAAAGTCCAGACTCATGTGGGCTCCCTGATCGAAGCAAGGCGACTGAGCAATCCCACCCAGAAGGCCTCCGGCAGCTGCGCCGCGATGGGCACGCTGAAATACCAGTCCTTGGCGAAGGCACTGCATTTCACCGCGTCCTTCTCGGTCATCAGCACCGGCAGTTCGCTGCCAAAAGCAAAATCGGCCGCACGGTAAGCATGATGATCGTCGAAGGCATGCGGCACCACGCCGATACCCTGCGTACGCAGCATCTCGAAGAAACGCTGCGGGTGGCCAATACCTGCCACGGCATGCACGCGCTGGCCGGCGAAGCTGGCCAGCGGCCGCGCGCGGCCACCGCGCATGGGCTGGACCAGATCGTGCTGCAGGCGCATGGGCCATTCGCCGAAACCAGGCTCGCCGCCATTGAGCACGCGGAAATCGCAGCGCGCGCCGCGCTCGGCCGGTTCGCGCAGCGGGCCGGCAGGCAGCAGCTGGCCATTGCCATAGCGGCGCTGGCCGTCGATCACTTCAATCTCGATGTCGCGCTGCAGGCGGTAGTGCTGCAGGCCGTCATCACACAGGATCACGTCGCAGCCCGCCTGAA is part of the Pseudoxanthomonas indica genome and encodes:
- the lpxK gene encoding tetraacyldisaccharide 4'-kinase encodes the protein MSGEPKPRTPPAWWFSDKTPPWHARLLARIYAGAVALRMRLLRMGVLRTHRLAVPVIVVGNVTVGGTGKTPLTIALVQRLRDAGFTPGVASRGYGRQDESTPAWVDADTAPELGGDEPVLIARRTGARVRVDRDRVAAGRALIQAGCDVILCDDGLQHYRLQRDIEIEVIDGQRRYGNGQLLPAGPLREPAERGARCDFRVLNGGEPGFGEWPMRLQHDLVQPMRGGRARPLASFAGQRVHAVAGIGHPQRFFEMLRTQGIGVVPHAFDDHHAYRAADFAFGSELPVLMTEKDAVKCSAFAKDWYFSVPIAAQLPEAFWVGLLSRLASIREPT
- a CDS encoding low molecular weight protein-tyrosine-phosphatase, with amino-acid sequence MKLLLVCLGNICRSPMAEGAVRHAFEQAGFGDRVEVDSAGTGDWHCGEPPDRRAIACAREYGVDISGLRARQLSAQDFHDFDWLLCADAQNLRDALRIAPAGLEHKAVLLLDWAGIQAQGVVPDPYTGSREDFHHVWRLVDSAASAAVRRLFSS
- a CDS encoding redoxin domain-containing protein, whose product is MTAATLAPELPQGLPWLNAPSGSLHEQRGRIVALAFVNAASTWCGQRLNDLAVLQARHVGRLQTLVVNVPRFDSERDPQTSLKRLRRHGISFPIAHDVNWATWQAFGIESWPTVLLIDGEGVIRQRLVGLESQAELERAVAGLCDALNAPPDDDLRGTRESHPEPRLPLRFPTGLAATADRLFVADSGHNRILECNHGGRVLRQFGMAGADLVDGEGAQAAFRNPQGLAVVRESLYVADTGNHALRRIHLPTGSVVTLCGNGRAGETVDGIITSPRSVALNAPLALAAGGNNQIHIAMGGDNRIWSYDLTTHELRSRAGSGQLDVRDGSGPMAAFAQPTALAAVHQTLYVCDALGSAIRSLQVRNDTVQTLVGQGPWSFGAEDGPRDSAQLQHPQGIAVSADAPQLWIADSGNSSLRMLRLGGGELSTVALPRPLHGPTGLALQGGVLWIAETDAHAVLRYDIASGELSHVPIDE
- the kdsB gene encoding 3-deoxy-manno-octulosonate cytidylyltransferase — encoded protein: MSLDFVVAIPARYAASRLPGKPLRLIGGDPLVLHVARRALAAGARAVWVATDDDRIRQALQGTGVEVAMTDPAHASGSDRLAECADIAGWSDDTLVVNLQGDEPFAPAAGIRAVAQALADSGAEMATLAVPIEDAPTLFDPNAVKLVRNASGDALYFSRAPIPWHRDGFAADRTVLPAGQWLRHIGIYAYRAGFLRRYTRLPPGLLEQAESLEQLRVLEAGHRIAVALTPEPFPPGVDTPEDLARAERLWAAGA